In Clostridium thermosuccinogenes, the genomic stretch CTATAAGTGTGCGGGCGGAGATTTCCCGGGGATTCATTTCCAGCACGCCTGCATCCAGCTTGGACATTTTTAACAGGGAGGAAACCAGCCATTCGATCCTCTCCAATTGGGCATGTATATGGGACGTAAACTCCCGGCGTTTTTCCTCCGGCAGCTTTTCATCCCTCAGTAGATCAGCCATCACCATCATGGAAGTGAGAGGTGTTTTCAACTGGTGGGATATATCAGCCATCTGGGATGACAAAAGGAGCTTCTCCTTCTTTAACTGTTCATTATATTGGGAGAGCATCAAAGTTACCTTGTAGATCTCGCTTTTCAGTATGCTCAATTCCCCTTCCCTGTTATCCCGAATGTCCAAGGAATATTCTCCGGCGCTGATCCTCCTAAGATACTGCGATAATTTTGCAATATGCCTATAACGCCATGCAGTAAACAGAAAAAATACCAGGCACAGCAAAAAAACCGAAAGCAGCACAAAAAAGCCTGTTATTACGCCAGCCACAAAGCCTCCGGCAATCAGAATTGCAGATATGATTGAAACACTAACGAGCAATATTCTTATTTCACCGTTGCGAAAAAAAGCCATATGCTTCTTCTCCTATATCTGATATCCCAGTCCTCTCACGGTTTTTATGATGGTAGGGTTCTGGGGATCGTCCTCTATTTTCTCCCTCAACCTTTTTATATATACAGTGAGGGTATTGTCATTCACAAAATCCCCCGAAACATCCCATATGCTTTCGATGAGCTGGTTTCGGGTCACTATGCGTCCTTCATTGTTGATCAGGATGAGCAAAAGGCGGTATTCCAGCGCCGTCAAAAATACATCGTTTCCGTTTTTCCTGACTTTCCCCTCAGCAATATTTACAGTTACATTTCCATAATGCAGAACCGTGCCATCCTCGGCAGATTTATGAGTTCTTCTGAGGACGCTGCGGATTCGGGACTGAAGTTCCCTTATCCTGAAAGGCTTTGTGATGTAGTCGTCTGCCCCTATGTCCAAGCCCATGACCACACTGCCCTCATCATCCCTGGCAGTCAGGAATATTACAGGAGTGTCCCCCTTCATCTTTAACTTTCTGCATATATCAAAGCCATTTCCATCAGGAAGCGCTATATCCAAAAGTGCAAAATCAAAATCCGTAACAGATATTTTCTCCAGGGCAGATGCCATATCATAGCATATAGTAACCTCAAAGCCCTCCTGAGCCAACGAATATTCAAGGCCAAGGGCTATTGTTTTATC encodes the following:
- a CDS encoding sensor histidine kinase; protein product: MAFFRNGEIRILLVSVSIISAILIAGGFVAGVITGFFVLLSVFLLCLVFFLFTAWRYRHIAKLSQYLRRISAGEYSLDIRDNREGELSILKSEIYKVTLMLSQYNEQLKKEKLLLSSQMADISHQLKTPLTSMMVMADLLRDEKLPEEKRREFTSHIHAQLERIEWLVSSLLKMSKLDAGVLEMNPREISARTLIEKALSPLLISMEIKDISYSITGEDRVIKCDLQWTAEALINILKNCIEHTPEGGRIDISIQDNPLYSEIKIADNGPGISKEDLPHIFTRFYRGKNASPDSVGIGLAMSLSIIRNQQGDITVESKPGQGSTFFIRLYKSVI
- a CDS encoding response regulator transcription factor — protein: MSSVDVSSKGTDKKIRLLLVEDDKTIALGLEYSLAQEGFEVTICYDMASALEKISVTDFDFALLDIALPDGNGFDICRKLKMKGDTPVIFLTARDDEGSVVMGLDIGADDYITKPFRIRELQSRIRSVLRRTHKSAEDGTVLHYGNVTVNIAEGKVRKNGNDVFLTALEYRLLLILINNEGRIVTRNQLIESIWDVSGDFVNDNTLTVYIKRLREKIEDDPQNPTIIKTVRGLGYQI